In the genome of Paenarthrobacter ilicis, the window CAACTTTCCTGGGGACTACTGCCAACAGGATCCTGCGCGCACTTCCCGTTCCCATGATCGTGGTTCCCCGCGATTACACGCGTCAAATCTCCTAGCAATCGCCTGAGAGGCAAAACCCATGTCTACTGCACCAAAGACGGTCCAGTCGAAAGAAACAGCGGCCCTGAGTGAAAAGGGGCTGAAAGCCGGATCGGTGGGCTTGATCGGCGCCGTCGTGATCGGTGTTTCCTGCATTGCACCCGCTTATACCCTCACTGCGGCCCTGGGCCCCACAGTCTCCGAAGTGGGTGTCCACCTTCCGGCCATCTTCCTGGTGGGCTTCATTCCCATGTTGCTGGTGGCGCTGGGTTACCGCGAACTCAACAACGCCATGCCCGACGCCGGTACCTCCTTCACCTGGGCAACGCGCGCCTTTGGCCCGTGGATCGGGTGGATGGGCGGTTGGGGACTGATCGCTGCAACGATCATTGTGTTGTCCAACTTGGCGGCCGTGGCGGTGGACTTCTTCTACCTGATGCTCGGCCAGTTGTTCAGCAACCCCGAGCTCGCGTCGCTCAGCAAGGTCCTGCCGCTCAACATCGCCACCACGTTGGTGTTCATTGCCCTGGCATGTTGGATCTCGTACCGCGGCATGGAAACCACCAAAGGCGTCCAGTACGTACTGGTGGCCTTCCAACTGCTGGTCCTTGGCTGGTTTGCCGTGTCCGCGTTCATCCATGTGGCCAACGGGACCGCATTCGATGCCACCGCCATTTCGCCCGACTGGTTCAATCCCTTTGCCGTTGATTCGTTCTCTTCCTTTGCTGCAGGAGTCTCGCTCTCCATCTTCATTTACTGGGGTTGGGACGTCACGCTCACCATGAACGAGGAAACCAAGAACCCGGAGAAGACTCCCGGACGCGCCGCGACCATCACTGTGTTGGTCATTGTGGTCATCTACATGACCGTTGCGCTGGCCACACTCTCCTTCGCAGGCGTGGGCGACGCGGGCCTGGGTGCCGGAAACCCGGAGAACCAGTCCAGCATCTTCGCCGTCCTGGCAGGTCCGGTCATGGGTCCGTTCGCCATCCTGATGTCCCTGGCCATCCTCAGCAGCTCCGCAGCATCCCTGCAGTCCACCTTTGTTTCGCCGGCCAGGACCATGTTGGCCATGGGACATTACCGTGCACTCTCGCCGCGCTTTGGCAGGATCAGCCCCACGTACAAGTCGCCCAGCTTCGCCACGATCGCGGCTGCCATAGCGGCTGCGGCGTTCTACGTGATCACCCGGACCGTTTCCGAGAACGCCTTGTGGGACACCATCACCGCCTTGGGCATGATGATCTGCTTCTACTACGGCATCACTGCATTGGCCTGCGTATGGTTCTTCCGGGCTACCGCCTTCCGCAGCGTCCGGGCGTTCTTCTTCAGCTTCCTGGCGCCGCTGGTGGGCGGGGTCATCCTGTTGGTCATGTTCGTCAAGACGGCAATCGACTCCATGGACCCCGGGTACGGCTCAGGTTCCTCCGTTGGCGGGGTTGGCCTGGTGTTCGTACTGGGCATGGGCGTCATCCTGCTGGGCGTCGCCATCATGCTGGTGATGTACCGGGTACGGTCCGAGTTCTTCAAAGGCAAGGTGCTGGGCAGGGCCTAGCTGGTCACCTGGCGCGGGACGCCGGCGGCACGTTCCGCTGCCGCGAGGGCATTGGAGAGGTGCTCCACGGCATCTCCGTAGTCGGTTCCGGCAGTCACCCGGCAATGCTCGGCGTGACGCATGGCGCGGGTCAGGGCGGCGGTCTCCGCTGCCCTGACGTCAGTCATTGCCGGGAAATCAATGGTTTGCGCGGGGTCCAGTTCGTACTGCTGCCATTGCCGGACCAGGCTCTGGTGGCGGGCCACGTCCTCGGAAAAACCGGCACGACGGCGGGGCTCGGCTGCGTGCTGACGCTCCACTTTGCGGATGGTGGCCAGGGTTGCCGCCGAGGTGGCCACGGCGCCCATGACCATGATCAGGCCGGCTGGCCCCCAGTGCACCGCCGGGACCAGGACTGCCGGAAGGATCACTACGGAGCCTCCGAAGAGGTCCCAGAAAATTGCATCCGGTTCGTCCCCTGGGCCACGGGTCAATTTCCCATGCAGGGAGTAGGTGGTGGCTGCAGTCGCGAGGACCAGAGCCAACCCCCAGAGAAGCATCATGACGGGCATCGGACCACCTCCTGGTGGGATCTCCTTGCTGTCCTTCCAGTATGGGCCAGCCGCACGCCGGTGGCGAGGGGCAGGTGGGGATGGGGGAATCCTGGACCTATTGACCCCGATCAACCGCCAGGAACCGTTGGGCCAGGTGCGCGAATGCATCCGCCAGGCCTGCCGGCTCTGCGCGATGGATCGGCGCGTCGAAGCGGGCAAGGGAAGCGGCCAACGCCACCCAGGACCACGAGCCCATGGTTACCCGGCACGTGTCCTTCTCCAATTCCTCCACGCTGCCTTCGCCGATGAACGGAGCAGCCAGGGACGCTGCCATCCCAAGGACGGCGCTTCCCTCACACGGCCAGGAGGCAGACGAACCGGCGGATCCGCGGAAACGTCCTGACAGGTATTGCTGGACATCTCCGCCGGGCAGCGACCGCGGGTGGAATGTGGGTCCAGTGGGAATCTTCGGAACCATCCGGTCCGCCCGGAACACACGCCAATCATCCACGTCCAGATCCCAGCCCACCACATACCAGCGGGCGTTGCGGAACACCAGGTGATGCGGTTCGATCCTCCTCCGGGATGGTTTGGAGTCGGACTCTTTGCCCGCCTGAACGTACTCGAAGCGCAGTACCTCCTGTGCCCTGACGGCAGTGCTGAGGGCAACCAGGACGTCGGAGGCCACCCCCGGCTCCGATGGTGGAGCGGTGGAGAAGGAGATGCTGTCCACGCGATGACGGAGCCGTGACGGCATGACTTGCCGGACGGTATGCAGCGCCCGCAACGCTGGCTCGGGATCGCTCAGTCCGGCGGCCCAGGACGCTTGAAGGGCCACAGCCAGGGCGACGGCTTGCTCGTCGTCGAACAGCAGTGGCGGGAGCTCGGAGCCGGCGTCCAGGCGGTAGCCGCCGTCCGGCCCTTTGAACGCGAGGACGCGGTACCCCAGCTCCCTGAGCCGATCAACATCGCGGCGGAGGGTGCGGTCACTGACGTCCAACCGGTCGGCAAGGACCCCGCCAGGCCAATCGCGCCGGGTTTGGAGTAGGGAGAGCAGTGCCAACATGCGGGCCGAAGGTGTTGCCATATTTCCAGTCTCCTCGAAATAGCGGACAGAATCTGACCGCTACTCCTGTGAAGCTGTTCGTGGCGCTGGCAACCACGCCACCCGTACAAGGAGAAACACATGCCGATCACCATCACCCCCCACCTCAACTTCCGGGGCACAGCACGCAAGGCGCTCGAGCTGTACCGCGAGGCCTTTGGAGGCGAACTCTCCGTCATCACCTACGCCGATATGGGCAACGCCAACACGGACACGGCGGACCATGTGGTGTGGGGACAAGTAGAGGCCGGAAATGGGTTCCGGATCATGGCCCACGACGTTTACCCGCACTTGCCGTGGCATCAGGGGCAAAACCCGTTCTACGTTTCCGTGCGGGGGACCAGCGATGCCGAGCTTCAGGGGTATTGGGACAAGCTGGCCACTGGAGGCTCGATCATCCAGCCTCTGGGACCATCCCAGTGGGCCCCCCTTTACGGCCAACTCACTGACGCCTTTGGCGTCACCTGGGTGCTGGACCTTGAAGCCGCCTACACCCCGGCCTGACCCTGCTTCCCGGCGGCTCCCCGGCGTAGCCTTTGTCCATGAGACTGAAAATGCTGAGCATCCACGTCAAGGACCCTGCGCTGGCCCACGCCTTCTACACGGGGACCCTGGGCTTCGACACCTTGATGGCCATGCCCGAGTACAACCTTTTCATCATCAAGGACCCAGGGGCTGGGGACGATTCACCGGGACTGTTGCTTGAACCCAGCGACAACCCGATCGGCTCCGACTACATGAATGCGGTGTACCAAGCAGGGATGCCTGCCCTGGTCCTTGGGGTACCGGACGTGCGGGCAGAGTACGATCGCCTGCTTGCCGCCGGAGTGGCCTTCAAAAGCGAGCCGGCGGAGGACCCGTCCGGCATCAGCGCGGTGTTCGACGACGGCTGCGGAAACTACGTCCAACTCCACCAGGACTGAACTGCTTCGGCGTAAAAATGAAATGGCTGTGGCCGGGACATACGTCCCGGCCACAGCTTTTTGATGCCTATGTGCCCTAGAACCCTACGCGTGGTTGCGCTTGGTGCCCTTGGGGGCCTCGCGCTTGGCGGCCGCGTTTTCACGGGCCTCCTTCGTGGCGGCCTTCTTGTGTGCTTCATCTTTCACGCGCTGGGCTTCGCTGCGAACAGCGGCGTGGGTGGCGCGCTCGGTGACCAGCCACTGCGGGGGAGCTTGCAGCAGCTCGGCGATCTGCGCCGTCGTGAGTGCGTCTTCCACTCCACCGCGGGCCAGGCCGCTGATGGAGATGTTCAGCTTCTGCGCCACCACCGGACGCGGGTGCGGGCCGTTGCGGCGCAGTTCGGCCAACCACTCCGGCGGGTTGGCCTGAAGCTCGGCGAATTCATCGCGGGAGATGGATGAATCCTGGAACTCCTGGGGTGTTGCGGGCAGGTAGATGCCGAGTTTCTTGGCAACTGTTGCCGGCTTCATGGACTGGGAGTTGGAGGACGTCATGCTTCAAGGGTATCTGGCCGGTACTGTGAGTGTGTGCCAGCCGCTGAAGAATCCCCCGAAACAATTGAGCCGCTCCCCAACCTCCGCTTCGCCTATGTTGCAGGTGTGACGCCCGGGAAGTGGATCCGCCGGTGGGAAGAGCGGATGCCCACGGTTCCGTTGGTCTCCTTCATGTCCGACGACGACGCCCAGGTTTCGGTACTGCGCGACGGTTCCGCAGACCTCAGCTTTGTCCGGTTGCCCGTGGAACGCGACGGCCTGAACGTCATCCCGCTCTACGAGGAGCAACCTGTGGTGGTGGCCCCCAAGGGCCACGAAATCTCCGTGTTCGAGGAAGTCGCGCTGGACGATTTGTCCGAGGAGAACTTCCTGGACATCGACGAAATGGGTGGGCCGGACATGGCCCTCCAGGTGGTTGCATCCGGTGCCGGGCTGGCGATCCTTCCGATGTCCGTGGCGCGTCACCTGAATGCTAAAGACACTGTCATGCGTCGCCTGACCGGGGCTCCCACCACGCAGATCGGCTTGGCGTGGCTGGAGGGTTCGGACAGCCCCATCATTGAAGAGTTCATTGGAATCGTCCGGGGACGGACGGCGCAGAGTTCGCGCCAACCATCAGCCCAACAGGAGAAGCCCAAGAAGGCGCCCAAGCCCGATCGTCGTGGCGGCGGCCCAAAGAAGCCCGCGGTCGCGCAGCGCTACGCCCCCAATCCGGACAAGGGTCGCGGCAAGGGTTCGCGGAAGAAGGGCAAGCGCTGACTATTCGCCGTGGATGGTGGTTTGCTGCTGCTCTGAACGGTTGAGGTACGCGAGGAGCAAATCCGCCGCACGGTCCAGTTGACCCGTTTCCAAGGCTGCGCAGATCTGCTCATTCTCCGTGAGCCAGTCGCTGTAGAAGTGCGCGTTCATGGTGGCTTTGTGGAAGTAGAGCCGCATCTCGGCCAGGATCTGCGCCATGATCGTGTTCAACCGGTTGCTCTCGGCCAGGGCCACGATTGCACCGTGGAAGTGCTGGTTGGCGCTTCCCAACCCCTCGTTGTCGTTGCTCGCAGCAGCCTGCTTGCCTTCCTCGACGGCGGCCCTGACGGCGGCTACGCGCTCGGGTGAACCGCCGGCGCGGATGGAACTGACCTCGATTGCCCGGCGAACCGTGTAGACGTCGTGGATGTCGCCTGCTTCAAGAGTGGCCACAAAGACGCCCTTATTGGGCTGGCGGAGGAGTAGGCGTTCACCGGCCAGTTCGGCGAAAGCTTCGCGGACGGTGTTCCGGGAAACGCCCAGGTCCTCGGCAATGGTGGCTTCGGTGAGCTTGGCCCCCGGGACCAGGAATCCTTCGGCCAATTGGTAGCGCAGCTCCTCCGCGACTCTCTCGGCTACGGACGGAACTTTCATCCGCACCCTGGCCCGCGCACCGTCAAAGCCAGCGTGTTCGCTTTTTTCCTGATCTGCACTGGCCATGCCTCAAAATTACACGATTGCCGAAAACTAGGATCGCTGGATTGTTGAACAATCCAGCAGATTGATGCATCCTAGATGTAACGCGCATCACGAGGCAGGGATCACACTCATGGCAATCATTGACTTGAACAGCGACGTCGGAGAGTCTTTCGGCCGGTGGACACTTGGCGATGATTCGGCCATGTTCCGCTCCGTCTCCAGCGCAAACGTGGCCTGTGGATTTCACGCTGGCGACCCCAGCGTCATCCGCAACACCTGCGAAAAGGCGGTTGAGGCCGGCGTCGTTATCGGAGCGCATGTGGGCTACCGTGATCTGGCGGGATTCGGCAGGCGCTTCATGGACATCGATCCCGTGGAGCTGGCTGACGATGTTGTGTACCAGATCGGTGCCTTGCAAGCCTTGGCTGCCGTGTCCGGCGCCAAGGTCCACTACGTCAAGCCGCACGGCGGCCTCTACAACGCGATCGTGAAGCACACCGCCCAGGCACGCGCCGTCGTCGAGGCTGTGAAATCGGTTGACCCCAACCTTCCGATCCTTGGCCTCCCCGGCTCCGAGGTCCTGCGCCTCGCTGAGGAAGCCGGCCTTCGGGGCGTTTCCGAAGCATTCGCGGACCGTGCTTACAACCCGGACGGCACGCTGGTTTCCCGCTCACAACCGGGGGCCGTTCTTCATGACCCCTCAGAAGTGGCCCAGCACGTCCTGCGCATGGCTACCGAACAGTCCGTCAGGACCATTGACGGTTCCATCCTGAAAATCCGCGCAGAGAGCATCTGCGTGCATGGTGACTCACCCGGAGCCGTGGCAATGGCTACCGCAGTGAAGTCCGCTCTGGGCGACGCCGGCGTAACTGTCGGCTCGTTCCTCTAGTCCCATCCCAGACACCGCACCACCCCTCATCCCCCCGGAGGACATCATGACCAGCACCAACAATGCAGCCAAGGCAGTGACAAGGAAGCCACCGCCCGGCGCGCTCAAGGCGTACATTGCCAGCCTCACCGGTACCTCGCTGGAGTACTACGACTTCGCGATCTACTCGGTGGCCTCGGCCCTCGTGTTTCCCAAGATCTTTTTCCCCGGCAATGACGAGTTCGTGGCGTTGCTCCTCTCATTCTCAGCATTTGCGGTTGGTTACTTGGCCCGGCCGATTGGTGGCGTGATCTTTGGTCGCCTCGGAGACAAGATTGGCCGTAAGTACGTCCTGGTCTTCACGCTCGTCCTGATCGGCGTCGCTACGGTCCTCATCGGCGCGCTGCCTGACTACTCAGTGATCGGTGTCGCGGCGCCCACCATCCTGGTGCTCCTGCGTTTGGCGCAGGGCATTGGCGTTGGTGGCGAATGGGGCGGTGCAGTGCTGCTGTCCAGCGAATTCGGCGACCCCAACAAGCGCGGCTTCTGGTCTTCCGCGGCCCAGATCGGCCCGCCCGCCGGCAACCTCATGGCCAACGGTGTCCTCGCCATTCTCGCCGCTTCCCTCAGCGAACAAGCCTTCCTGTCTTGGGGCTGGCGCGTAGCCTTCCTGGCCTCCGCACTTCTGGTGGGCTTCGGCCTGATCATCCGGCTGAAGCTTGAAGAAACCCCCGTATTCAAGGCCATCCAGGCCCAAGGCGACCGTCCCAAGGCTCCCATCAAGGAAGTCTTCACCACGCAACCCAAGGCGTTGGTGGCCGCGGCTCTCTCCCGTGTTTGCCCTGACATCCTGTACGCACTGTTTACGGTGTTCGTGGCTGTTTATGCCACCAAGGAACTGGGCATGACCACCGGCAACGTGCTGTCCGCCATCTTGATCGGCTCCGCATTCCAGCTCTTCCTCATCCCCGCGGCCGGTGCGCTGACGGACCGTTTCAACCGTCGCTGGGTCTACGGCATCGCCGCAGCTGCAACAGCGGCTTACATTCCCCTGTTCTTCCTCATGATCCAGGGCAAGTCCGTTGCCATGCTGACAGTCGGCACCGTGATTGGCCTGGCACTCCACGCCTTCATGTACGGCCCCCAGGCCGCCTTCATCACGGAGCAGTTCCCTGCCCGCCTGCGGTATGCGGGCAGCTCGCTGGCCTACACCCTGGCCGGTGTCGTTGGCGGAGCCATTGCACCCATCATCTTCACGGCGCTCTACGGCGCAGCCGGTGGCGGTTGGTACCTGATCGCCGTCTACATCCTGGTGGCCGCTGTTGTCACCATCGTCGGCATGCTCCTCGGCCGCGACCCCGAGCCGGAAGAAGACGTCCGACTGATGCAGGGGACGCACGCTCAGCCGGCGACGTAACGAAAAATGGAAACCGTGATGCACACAGCTACAGCCAAGAGGGTTCGCTCCGTCAGGCCCGTCGGCACCCGCGCCGTGCTGGCCGAACTGGACGGCCTGCAGGATGTCCTCGCGCTGCAGGACATGCTCAACAAGTCTCCGCTGCCCGGGCAGGTGGACGTACTTGCCGCCGCGGAAACGGTGATGGTGGTGGGTGAATCTGCCGCTGCCACCCGCGCCATTGGCGCCCGCCTTCTTGAGTTGGAGCTTTTGCCCCGTGAAGCCACCGGCTCAGGCCTGGTGGTCATAGATACGGTGTACGACGGCGAAGACCTCGCCGATGTCGCTGAATTGACCCGACTGAGCGTCGAAGGCGTTGTTGCTGCCCACACCGGCCAGATTTGGACGGTTGCCTTCGCTGGCTTCGCGCCCGGATTTGGGTACATGGTGGGAGAGAACGAGGCCCTCACGGTTCCTCGCCGTTCTTCCCCGCGTACAGCAGTTCCCGCTGGGTCCGTGGCCCTCGGTGGTCAGTACTCGGCCGTCTACCCTCGCCGTTCGCCGGGCGGGTGGCAGTTGATAGGCCGGACCGGGGCCCGGATGTGGGACTTGGACCGCGCGCAGCCGGCGCTGGTTCGCCCGGGTGATCGTGTGCAATACCGGGCCATCCGCGAGGTCGTGAACGCCACGGCAGCCGTTGACCAGGAGCCTGGAAAGGAACCCCACCAAGGACCTGGCCTCTTTGTTGTGTCCCCGGGAGCACAGAGTTTGATCCAGGATTTGGGGCGCCGCGGCTACGGCCCGTTGGGGGTCTCCGCTGCAGGCGCACTGGACCGGGCATCGCTCCGGCGGGCCAACCGGCTGGTAGGAAACCACGCTGCCGCCGCAGCCATCGAGTCCGTCAGCGGTGGGCTGGCACTGGAAGCGGTGGAGGACCAGGTGATTGCCGTGACCGGTGCGCCGGCAACGCTGACGGTCCAACCGCCGTCGTGGACGGATTCCGACGGCGACACCCGGCAAGGTGCCCCGAGGACAGTTCCCATGGCCACCCCGTTCGCCCTGCTTGACGGTGAGGTCCTCACGGTGGGCCCGCCTGCCTCAGGCTTCCGGAATTACGTGGCCATCCGCGGCGGAGTGGATGTCCCGGAGGTCCTGGGCAGCAGGTCCACCGACACCATGTCCGGGATCGGACCAAAGCCCTTGGCCGCCGGCACGGTGCTGCCCCGGGGCGCGGCCACGGCCTCCACAGCCGTGGGCAGCCCCGAACTGCAGCCTGAGTTTCCAGGCGCCGGAGTAACCGAAGTGGAGGTGGTTCCCGGGCCTCGTGCCGACTGGTTCGACCCATCAGCCATGGAGTCCCTGACCAGCCAGGACTGGGTGGTGACACCCCAATCAAATCGCGTGGGGCTACGCCTGGACGGGATGCCGCTGGAGCGGACCCGTGACGGTGAGCTCCCCAGCGAAGGAACCATGGCCGGAGCGCTGCAGATACCGCCCGCCGGACTTCCTGTCCTCTTCCTGGCGGACCACCCCATCACGGGCGGCTACCCGGTGATTGGCGTGGTGCGGGATGAACACCTGGACCGGGTGGCGCAGGTCCCCATCGGCGGGCGGATCCGGTTCCGCCTTTCCCCGGAATTCAACAAGACCAAAGAAGTGAGTGAAGATGCATAAGGTCCTGATCGCCAACCGCGGCGAAATTGCTGTGCGCGTGGCCCGAGCCTGCCATGACGCCGGTATCTCCTCAGTGGCCGTCTATGCGGACATCGACGCCGATGCCCTGCACGTCGGTGCCGCGGATGAGGCCTACAGTTTGGGCGGAAACAGCCCAGCGGACACGTACCTGAACATCGGAAAACTGCTCGATGTTGCGGCCCGCTCCGGTGCTGACTCGGTCCATCCCGGGTATGGCTTCCTCTCCGAGAATGCGGACTTTGCCCAGGCTGTCATCGACGCCGGGCTGGAGTGGATCGGTCCCTCGCCCGAGTCGATCCGCCAGTTGGGCAACAAGATCACCGCACGGGAGATTGCCGTGCGGGCCGGGGCGCCCTTGGTGGCGGGCAGTGATGGTCCCGTGGAGTCTGCGGCTGAAGCGCGTGCCTTCGCCGAGGAGCACGGGCTCCCCATGGCCATCAAGGCCGCCTTTGGAGGCGGCGGCCGCGGCCTCAAGGTGGTCCGTGAACTCGCCGAGGTAGAGGAAGCTTTTGATTCCGCCGTCCGTGAGGCAGTGGTGGCCTTCGGCAGGGGCGAATGCTTTGTGGAGCAGTACTTGGACCGGCCACGGCACGTGGAGGCCCAGATCATTGCCGACACCCACGGCAATGTTGTGGTGGTGGGCACCCGCGACTGCTCCCTGCAGCGGCGCCACCAAAAGCTGGTGGAAGAGGCCCCCGCACCTTTCCTGAGCGGCGAACAGCAGCAGAAGATCTACGACGGCGCCAAAGCGATCATCCGCGAGGCCGGCTACTACGGTGCCGGAACAGTGGAGTTCCTGGTCTCTGCTGACGGTGCCGTGGCGTTCCTGGAGGTCAACACCCGGCTTCAGGTTGAACACCCCATCACGGAAGAGACGGCAGGCATTGACCTGGTGCAGGAACAACTCCGCATAGCTGCCGGGTTGCCCCTGAGTATTTCCACGGACCCTTCTCCCCGCGGACATTCCTTTGAGTTCCGGCTCAACGCCGAGGATGTGGGGCGCGGATTCCTGCCTTCCCCGGGAACGGTTGAATCCTTCGAGGGACCCACCGGCCCTGGAATTCGGCTGGACTCCGGGGTGCGCAGTGGTTCCGTGGTGCCGCCACAATTCGATTCGCTGCTGGCCAAGCTGGTGGTTACCGGGGCCGACAGGCAGCAGGCGCTTCGCCGTGCGCGCCGCGCGCTCGCCGACATGAAGATCACCGGCGTGGCCACCGTACTTCCGTTCCACCGGGCCGTTCTGGAGTCCAGTGACTTCACGTCCGCCACCGATCTCCGGGTGCACACCCGGTGGATCGAAACCGACTTCGCTGACAAGATCCCGGTGGACCCGGACTACAGCCACTCGGCTCCTGCGGGCAGCAGGCGAACCATCACCGTGGACCTGGACGGCAAGCGGCTGGCCGTAGGACTGCCCGCGGACCTGCTGGACGGTTGGGCACGCTCCGGGCAGGGGCTGCCGCCTGCATCCCTGACCGATGCGCCGGGTTCTGTCATCCCCGGCGGCGACTCACCAGCTGAGTCGGCCCTGGTGTCCACCATGGCCGGCACCGTGGTGAAGTGGCTGGTGGAACCCGGAGGGACGGTCAAGAACGGAGATCCGCTGGTGGTGCTGGAGGCCATGAAGATGGAGACGCAACTGACTGCCCACCGCGCCGGGACGCTCGCAGACGTAGCCGCTGCGCCCGGGGAAGTGGTGACCGCCGGCGCCGTGCTGGCCCATATTGAGTAGTGCCGCTATTGAGTAGTCCCGCTATTCCGTTGCCGGACCGCTATTCCGTCGCGGCCCGGCAACGTAACTGCGGCCCGGCAACGTAACTGCGGGCTGGCAACGAAATTACGAGCCGGTGGCGTGATCAGAGCTACGACGTAACAGGAACGCCCAGCACGGTGTCCAGCAACGTATTGCTGAACTTCCCCGACGGATCATGTGCCCGGACCAAAGCCCGGAAATCGTCGAACCGCGGGTAAAGCGCCGCAAAGTTGTACTGGGCGGGAGTGAACAGCTTGCCCCAGTGCGGCCGTGCGCTGAATGGGCGCAGCGCCTCCTCCAACTCGGGAAGCACGGCTTCCACGTCCTCCTGGCGCGGCTTCCACGTGAAGTGCAGGGCGACACTTTGCTGCTGGTAGAACGGGCTGAGCCAAAACTCGTCGGCAGCAATGGTGCGGATCTCGGATACAAAGAGCAGGGGCGCGATCTTGTCTGCGATCGCACGGACCGCTTGAAGGGCTGCGGGTGCTTGGTCCAGGGGCAACAGGAACTCGCTCTGAAGCTCCTCGCCGTTGCTGGGAGTGAATTCGTGGCGGAAATGGGGCAAACGATCCAGCCATTTACCTGAAACATCCAGCTGTTCCGTGCAGTTTTCGGCCGACATGTCCGGAAGTGGGTGCAAAGCCGCTGTTGCCGGTGTGGCCCCGAACAGGTCAACCAGCGGCGCTTCTGTGTCAAGGGCCTTGAACCACACCTGCGGGATGGTGTCACCGGTGTAGTCCGTAAAGAAGCTCACGCTGTAGGCACTGGCTGCAATGGTGTGGAAGTTGGCCAGGGCGCCTTCCCAGGACAAGTTGGTGAGCACGCGCTGGCGGACTTCAAAGCTGGGACGGACAGAGAGCTCAAGTCCCGTGACGATGCCCAGTGCTCCCACGCCCACCACGCTGGCGTGGAAATCGGCGTCGTCCGCGGTCAAGGTGACCAACTCGCCTGAAGCGCGTACCAAGTCAATAGCGACGACGGCGGCAGCCAAGGAGGGGTTGTTGACGCCACTGCCGTGGGTGCCGGTCTGGATGGCGCCGGCCACGGAGATGTGGGGAAGGGAGGCCAGGTTGTGGATGGCATAACCCCGTTCCTCGAGGGCGCGTCCCAGGGCTCCGTAACTGATGCCGCCGCTGACGCGGACCGTGGACTTCTCCTTGTTGAGGATCACTTCCTGGGGTAGTCCATCCAGCAGGATGTGTGTGCCATCGGTGTCTGCAACGGTGTTGAAGGAGTGGCGGGAACCCAGCGCTTTGATCCTTGAAGCGCTGGCCACGAGTTCCTGAAGCTCCGCCACGGTGGTTGGACGGTGCACTTCCGCGGAAGAGTACTCGAGATTTCCTGCCCAGTTCTTCATTGAAGGATCTTCCCCTAGGAATTAGTAAGTGCCTTAATTGTTCACGGCCTTAACTAAATTAGTCAAGGGGTGTCCGCAGGCGGTCCGGGAGCTCACCTGCGGCCTGGTGTCAGTCCTTCAACGGGCGGCGGGCCAGCCAAGCGGCAACGATCGCGCCGGAGATGTTGTGCCACAGGGAGAAGACGGCGGACGGCAGTGCTGCCAGCGGGCTGAAGTGCGCGGTTGCCAGCGTGGCAGCCAGCCCCGAGTTCTGCATGCCGACTTCGAAAGCCAAGGCGCGGCGGGCTTTGTCATCCAGCCTTCCCAGCTTGCCGGCGAGGTACCCCAGGCCCAGGCCGAAGCCGTTGTGGAGGACCACGGCCAGGAACACAATCGCCCCCGCTGCCACGATCTTGCTGGCACTGCCGGCCACCACGATTGCCACGATCAGGGAAATCACCACAGCAGATGCCCAGGGCAGG includes:
- a CDS encoding VOC family protein — translated: MPITITPHLNFRGTARKALELYREAFGGELSVITYADMGNANTDTADHVVWGQVEAGNGFRIMAHDVYPHLPWHQGQNPFYVSVRGTSDAELQGYWDKLATGGSIIQPLGPSQWAPLYGQLTDAFGVTWVLDLEAAYTPA
- a CDS encoding VOC family protein codes for the protein MRLKMLSIHVKDPALAHAFYTGTLGFDTLMAMPEYNLFIIKDPGAGDDSPGLLLEPSDNPIGSDYMNAVYQAGMPALVLGVPDVRAEYDRLLAAGVAFKSEPAEDPSGISAVFDDGCGNYVQLHQD
- a CDS encoding helix-turn-helix transcriptional regulator, whose translation is MATPSARMLALLSLLQTRRDWPGGVLADRLDVSDRTLRRDVDRLRELGYRVLAFKGPDGGYRLDAGSELPPLLFDDEQAVALAVALQASWAAGLSDPEPALRALHTVRQVMPSRLRHRVDSISFSTAPPSEPGVASDVLVALSTAVRAQEVLRFEYVQAGKESDSKPSRRRIEPHHLVFRNARWYVVGWDLDVDDWRVFRADRMVPKIPTGPTFHPRSLPGGDVQQYLSGRFRGSAGSSASWPCEGSAVLGMAASLAAPFIGEGSVEELEKDTCRVTMGSWSWVALAASLARFDAPIHRAEPAGLADAFAHLAQRFLAVDRGQ
- a CDS encoding DUF5997 family protein; amino-acid sequence: MTSSNSQSMKPATVAKKLGIYLPATPQEFQDSSISRDEFAELQANPPEWLAELRRNGPHPRPVVAQKLNISISGLARGGVEDALTTAQIAELLQAPPQWLVTERATHAAVRSEAQRVKDEAHKKAATKEARENAAAKREAPKGTKRNHA
- a CDS encoding GntR family transcriptional regulator: MASADQEKSEHAGFDGARARVRMKVPSVAERVAEELRYQLAEGFLVPGAKLTEATIAEDLGVSRNTVREAFAELAGERLLLRQPNKGVFVATLEAGDIHDVYTVRRAIEVSSIRAGGSPERVAAVRAAVEEGKQAAASNDNEGLGSANQHFHGAIVALAESNRLNTIMAQILAEMRLYFHKATMNAHFYSDWLTENEQICAALETGQLDRAADLLLAYLNRSEQQQTTIHGE
- a CDS encoding APC family permease; translated protein: MSTAPKTVQSKETAALSEKGLKAGSVGLIGAVVIGVSCIAPAYTLTAALGPTVSEVGVHLPAIFLVGFIPMLLVALGYRELNNAMPDAGTSFTWATRAFGPWIGWMGGWGLIAATIIVLSNLAAVAVDFFYLMLGQLFSNPELASLSKVLPLNIATTLVFIALACWISYRGMETTKGVQYVLVAFQLLVLGWFAVSAFIHVANGTAFDATAISPDWFNPFAVDSFSSFAAGVSLSIFIYWGWDVTLTMNEETKNPEKTPGRAATITVLVIVVIYMTVALATLSFAGVGDAGLGAGNPENQSSIFAVLAGPVMGPFAILMSLAILSSSAASLQSTFVSPARTMLAMGHYRALSPRFGRISPTYKSPSFATIAAAIAAAAFYVITRTVSENALWDTITALGMMICFYYGITALACVWFFRATAFRSVRAFFFSFLAPLVGGVILLVMFVKTAIDSMDPGYGSGSSVGGVGLVFVLGMGVILLGVAIMLVMYRVRSEFFKGKVLGRA
- a CDS encoding LamB/YcsF family protein gives rise to the protein MAIIDLNSDVGESFGRWTLGDDSAMFRSVSSANVACGFHAGDPSVIRNTCEKAVEAGVVIGAHVGYRDLAGFGRRFMDIDPVELADDVVYQIGALQALAAVSGAKVHYVKPHGGLYNAIVKHTAQARAVVEAVKSVDPNLPILGLPGSEVLRLAEEAGLRGVSEAFADRAYNPDGTLVSRSQPGAVLHDPSEVAQHVLRMATEQSVRTIDGSILKIRAESICVHGDSPGAVAMATAVKSALGDAGVTVGSFL
- a CDS encoding LysR family substrate-binding domain-containing protein produces the protein MPAAEESPETIEPLPNLRFAYVAGVTPGKWIRRWEERMPTVPLVSFMSDDDAQVSVLRDGSADLSFVRLPVERDGLNVIPLYEEQPVVVAPKGHEISVFEEVALDDLSEENFLDIDEMGGPDMALQVVASGAGLAILPMSVARHLNAKDTVMRRLTGAPTTQIGLAWLEGSDSPIIEEFIGIVRGRTAQSSRQPSAQQEKPKKAPKPDRRGGGPKKPAVAQRYAPNPDKGRGKGSRKKGKR